In a genomic window of Streptococcus oralis:
- the rexB gene encoding ATP-dependent nuclease subunit B: protein MKLLYTDIRTSLTDILTREAEELVAAGKRVFYIAPNSLSFEKERAVLECLSQQASFAITVTRFTQMARYLVLNDLPTKTSLDDIGLGMAFYKCLAELDPKDLRVYGAIKQDPQFIQQLIELYHEMTTAQMSFLDLESLTDEDKRADLLLIFEKVTAYLNQGQLAQGSQLSHLIEAIENDKVSSDFSQLALVIDGFTRFSAEEERVVDLLHRKGAEIVIGAYASKKAYTSPFTEGNLYQASVEFLHHLGAKYQTPAQDRSQTHEKMDSFDKASRLLESSYDFSELTLEVDEKDRENLQIWSCLMQKEELELVARAIRQKLHDHPELSYKNFRILLGDVASYQLSLKTIFEQYQIPFYLGRSESMAHHPLTQYVESILRLKRYRFRQEDLINLLRTGLYTDLSQADIDTFEQYLRYLGINGLPAFQQTFTKSHHGKFDLVHLNTLRLRILSPLETLFASRKQKTENLLQKWNTFLKNAALSKQMQELTATMEALEQERQAEVWKAFCHVLEQFATVFAGSQVSLEDFLALLHSGMSLSQYRTIPATVDTVLVQSYDLIAPLTADFVYAIGLTQDHLPKIAQNTSLLTDEERQSLNQATEEGAQLLIASSENLKKNRYTMLSLVNAARNQLILSAPSLLNENESKESAYLQELVSFGFSRIEKKIHQKSLSKDDMGSYHSLLSSLVAYHQQGETSNTEQDLTFVKVLARVMGKKLDQKGLTNPALPTSPSSKPLEKETLQALYPADKEFYLSTSGLTEFYRNEYSYFLRYVLGLQEELRLRPDARSHGNFLHRIFEHALKLPAENPFDQRLEQAIQETSQEREFEAIYQESLEAQFTKEVLLDVARTTGHILRHNPAIETIQEEAAFGGKDQAFIQLDNGRSVHVRGKVDRIDRLKADGALGVVDYKSSLTQFQFPHFFNGLNSQLPTYLAALKREGEQNFFGAMYLEMAEPVQSLLAVKSLAGAVAEVSKSMKYQGLFLEKESSHLGEFYNKNKANQLTDEEFQLLLDYNAHLYKKAAEKILQGQFAINPYTENGRSIAPYVQQHQAITGFEANYHLGQARFLEKLDLADGKRLVGEKLKQAWFEKMREELNR, encoded by the coding sequence ATGAAATTACTTTATACTGATATTCGGACTTCTTTGACAGATATTTTAACCAGAGAGGCAGAAGAGCTAGTTGCTGCTGGCAAGCGGGTCTTCTACATCGCCCCCAACTCTCTTTCATTTGAAAAAGAACGCGCCGTGCTGGAATGCTTGTCCCAGCAGGCTTCTTTTGCGATTACCGTCACGCGTTTCACTCAAATGGCTCGTTACCTGGTTTTAAATGACTTGCCGACTAAAACTAGTCTAGATGACATCGGGCTTGGGATGGCTTTTTATAAGTGCCTTGCGGAACTCGATCCCAAGGACTTACGTGTTTATGGTGCAATTAAGCAGGATCCTCAATTTATCCAGCAGTTGATTGAACTTTATCATGAGATGACGACTGCTCAGATGAGCTTTTTGGACTTGGAAAGTCTGACAGATGAGGATAAGCGAGCAGATTTACTCTTGATTTTTGAGAAAGTAACAGCCTATCTCAATCAAGGTCAGTTGGCTCAGGGAAGTCAGTTATCTCATTTGATTGAGGCTATTGAGAATGACAAGGTAAGTAGTGATTTCAGTCAACTTGCCTTAGTCATTGACGGATTTACCCGTTTTTCTGCCGAGGAAGAGCGTGTAGTGGATCTACTCCACCGAAAAGGTGCCGAGATTGTCATTGGGGCCTATGCAAGCAAGAAAGCTTATACCAGTCCGTTTACTGAAGGAAATCTCTATCAAGCCAGTGTGGAATTTCTTCATCATTTGGGGGCAAAATACCAAACACCTGCTCAGGATCGTTCTCAGACACATGAGAAAATGGATAGTTTTGACAAGGCCTCTCGTTTGCTGGAGTCTTCTTATGACTTTTCAGAATTAACATTGGAGGTTGATGAGAAAGACCGTGAAAATCTGCAAATTTGGTCTTGTTTGATGCAAAAAGAGGAGTTGGAGCTGGTGGCTCGCGCTATTCGTCAGAAATTACATGACCATCCAGAATTAAGTTACAAGAATTTTCGTATTCTCTTGGGTGATGTGGCTTCTTACCAGTTATCGCTGAAAACCATTTTTGAGCAGTACCAGATTCCTTTCTATCTTGGTAGAAGTGAATCCATGGCCCATCATCCCTTAACCCAGTATGTCGAATCTATTTTGCGTTTGAAACGCTACCGTTTCCGTCAGGAGGATTTGATTAATCTCCTCCGAACTGGTCTGTATACTGACCTTAGCCAAGCGGATATTGATACTTTTGAGCAATATCTCCGCTATCTTGGCATCAATGGCTTGCCAGCTTTTCAGCAAACATTTACTAAATCCCACCATGGAAAATTTGATTTAGTTCATTTAAATACTCTTCGTTTGCGTATTTTGTCACCACTTGAAACCTTATTTGCCAGTCGGAAGCAAAAGACTGAAAATCTCTTGCAAAAGTGGAATACTTTTCTAAAAAATGCTGCTTTAAGCAAGCAGATGCAAGAATTGACAGCTACCATGGAAGCTCTTGAACAGGAAAGACAAGCCGAAGTTTGGAAAGCCTTCTGTCATGTTTTAGAACAATTTGCGACGGTTTTTGCTGGTTCACAAGTTAGTCTGGAGGATTTCCTAGCCTTGCTCCATTCTGGAATGAGTTTGTCCCAGTATCGCACCATTCCAGCAACTGTTGACACCGTTCTGGTGCAGAGTTACGATTTGATTGCGCCCTTAACGGCTGATTTTGTCTATGCCATTGGGCTGACTCAGGATCATTTACCAAAAATTGCGCAAAACACCAGCCTGTTAACAGACGAAGAAAGACAAAGCCTAAACCAAGCGACTGAAGAGGGAGCACAATTACTGATTGCAAGTAGTGAAAACCTCAAGAAAAATCGCTACACCATGCTTTCCTTAGTCAATGCTGCCCGTAATCAGTTGATTTTGTCAGCTCCAAGTCTCCTCAATGAAAATGAGAGCAAGGAATCGGCCTATCTTCAGGAACTGGTGAGTTTTGGATTTAGCCGAATAGAGAAGAAGATTCATCAAAAAAGTCTGTCTAAGGATGATATGGGTTCATATCACAGCCTTTTGTCTAGTCTGGTTGCCTATCATCAGCAGGGCGAGACAAGTAATACTGAGCAAGATTTGACCTTTGTCAAGGTTCTGGCGCGTGTGATGGGGAAAAAACTTGACCAAAAAGGTCTTACAAATCCAGCACTCCCAACTAGCCCAAGCAGCAAGCCATTAGAGAAAGAGACCTTGCAGGCTCTCTATCCCGCTGACAAAGAGTTTTACCTGTCTACGTCTGGTTTGACTGAGTTTTACCGCAATGAATACAGTTATTTCCTCCGTTATGTCTTAGGTTTGCAGGAAGAATTGCGGCTTCGTCCAGATGCTCGCAGTCACGGGAATTTCTTGCACCGCATTTTTGAGCATGCCTTGAAACTACCTGCTGAAAATCCATTTGACCAGCGTTTGGAGCAAGCTATTCAAGAAACTAGTCAAGAACGGGAATTTGAAGCCATTTATCAAGAAAGTTTGGAAGCCCAGTTTACCAAGGAAGTTCTACTTGATGTCGCGCGAACTACGGGCCATATCCTTCGGCATAATCCAGCCATTGAAACCATCCAAGAGGAAGCAGCATTTGGTGGTAAAGATCAAGCCTTTATTCAATTGGATAATGGTCGGAGTGTCCATGTGCGAGGCAAGGTTGACCGCATTGACCGCCTGAAAGCTGATGGAGCGTTAGGAGTGGTAGACTACAAGTCTAGTTTAACTCAGTTCCAGTTTCCTCATTTCTTTAATGGGCTTAATTCCCAGTTGCCAACCTATCTTGCTGCCTTAAAAAGAGAAGGGGAGCAGAACTTTTTTGGCGCTATGTACTTGGAAATGGCTGAACCTGTCCAATCTTTATTAGCTGTTAAAAGTCTGGCAGGAGCAGTAGCAGAAGTTAGCAAGTCTATGAAATACCAAGGTCTCTTTTTAGAAAAAGAAAGTAGTCATTTGGGAGAGTTTTATAACAAAAACAAGGCTAATCAGCTGACAGACGAGGAATTCCAGCTCTTACTGGATTACAATGCCCATCTGTACAAAAAGGCAGCTGAGAAGATTTTACAAGGCCAGTTTGCCATCAATCCATACACAGAGAATGGCAGAAGTATTGCCCCGTACGTTCAGCAACACCAAGCCATCACTGGATTTGAAGCCAATTATCACTTAGGACAAGCACGTTTCCTAGAGAAGTTGGACTTAGCTGATGGCAAGCGTCTGGTTGGAGAAAAGCTCAAGCAAGCTTGGTTTGAGAAAATGAGAGAGGAGTTGAATCGATGA
- the mazE gene encoding type II toxin-antitoxin system PemI/MazE family antitoxin: MNTVKTRKVGNSLTVTIPKNLGMTEGQEMVVYKGIDGVIVLAPKLKDPFDGITDLRMTNDFEGVRSLDSEI, encoded by the coding sequence ATGAATACAGTAAAGACTCGGAAGGTGGGGAATTCGCTCACTGTGACCATTCCTAAAAATTTGGGGATGACAGAAGGTCAAGAAATGGTCGTCTACAAAGGGATTGACGGAGTCATTGTCTTAGCTCCAAAACTGAAAGATCCTTTTGATGGGATTACTGATTTGAGAATGACAAATGATTTTGAAGGAGTAAGGTCACTTGATAGCGAAATCTGA
- a CDS encoding EVE domain-containing protein: MPRYWVGVVSKNHVLRGVEGNFCQVCHGKGGPLNRMKKGDYLLYYSPKYDMNGQDKLQAFVAVGKIIDDKAYQVEQFEGFFPFRRNVEYYLPVKDCSIEIARQHPEWKDYTSRLRYGHFEVSKDFFLHIFQHMKVDDEA, translated from the coding sequence ATGCCTAGATATTGGGTCGGAGTTGTTTCAAAGAACCATGTTTTAAGAGGAGTTGAAGGGAATTTTTGTCAGGTCTGTCATGGAAAGGGCGGCCCCTTAAACCGTATGAAAAAAGGTGACTATCTTTTATACTATAGTCCGAAATACGATATGAACGGTCAAGATAAGTTACAGGCTTTTGTGGCCGTAGGTAAAATTATAGACGACAAGGCCTATCAAGTAGAGCAATTTGAAGGATTCTTTCCCTTTAGAAGAAATGTCGAGTATTATCTACCAGTCAAAGATTGTTCCATAGAAATAGCCAGACAACATCCTGAATGGAAAGACTATACTTCTCGACTCCGTTATGGGCATTTTGAAGTTTCCAAAGACTTTTTCCTCCATATCTTTCAGCATATGAAAGTGGATGATGAAGCATGA
- a CDS encoding ATP-binding cassette domain-containing protein, whose translation MKTVLEIHGLTKQFGQQAILQDLSLTIKEGDIYGLIGKNGAGKTTLIKIITQLLFADKGTVSLFSSKEQNEWTKALSRVGSVIESPVAHNHLTAYQNLKYYCMIRHIPNADKVIHETLDYVGLSDTGKKVFRDFSLGMKQRLGIAIALLSKPDFLILDEPINGLDPIGIKEFRLMIQRLNQEKGITILISSHILSELYLLANRFGILDQGKIIREISKAEFETLSEDYIVLKTSDKERACQVLKEQIKLQFKVVNPENEIHIFGNEQDVKQILKQLTLSDVAIDEIYFARQNLEEYFTQLVE comes from the coding sequence ATGAAAACAGTACTCGAAATTCATGGACTGACCAAACAATTTGGCCAACAAGCTATTCTTCAAGATCTTAGTCTAACCATAAAAGAGGGAGATATTTATGGACTAATCGGAAAAAACGGAGCTGGTAAAACTACTCTTATTAAAATCATTACACAATTATTGTTTGCGGACAAAGGTACAGTTTCCCTCTTTTCTAGCAAAGAACAAAATGAGTGGACCAAAGCTTTATCTCGAGTGGGTTCTGTTATCGAATCACCTGTAGCCCATAATCACTTAACAGCCTATCAAAATCTGAAATATTATTGTATGATTCGTCATATCCCAAATGCTGATAAGGTGATTCATGAGACTTTGGACTATGTTGGCTTGTCAGATACAGGGAAAAAAGTCTTTCGTGATTTCTCACTAGGAATGAAACAAAGGCTTGGCATCGCCATTGCCCTCCTATCCAAACCTGACTTCCTTATTCTTGATGAACCTATTAATGGTCTCGACCCAATTGGAATCAAAGAATTTCGTCTCATGATCCAGCGGCTCAATCAAGAAAAAGGCATAACCATCCTCATCTCTAGCCATATCTTGTCAGAACTCTATCTCTTAGCTAATCGCTTTGGTATTCTGGATCAAGGTAAGATTATCCGTGAAATCAGTAAAGCTGAGTTTGAAACACTGAGCGAGGATTATATTGTGCTTAAAACAAGCGACAAGGAAAGAGCTTGTCAGGTATTGAAAGAACAAATCAAGCTCCAGTTTAAGGTTGTAAACCCTGAAAATGAAATCCATATCTTTGGTAATGAACAAGATGTCAAACAGATTCTCAAGCAACTAACTTTGTCCGATGTTGCTATTGATGAGATTTACTTTGCCCGTCAAAACCTAGAAGAATACTTCACCCAATTGGTAGAATAG
- a CDS encoding MarR family winged helix-turn-helix transcriptional regulator, translated as MSKYHFNSIYKNDETESTGLLFIKVYNKWESNLKRVLKSVGLTLPQFIVLTSLLFLSNREEYVTQVDIARFTGMDVMTVSQIVRLLEKKDYIRRDQHPKDSRAKLVSVTNSGAEKVNQALPLVEGVDEEFFEKLSNDREVFNRFLVELEDKNA; from the coding sequence ATGTCAAAGTATCACTTTAATTCAATTTACAAAAATGATGAAACAGAGTCTACAGGTCTTCTGTTCATTAAAGTCTACAACAAGTGGGAAAGTAATTTAAAAAGAGTCTTGAAATCAGTTGGTCTCACTTTGCCTCAATTTATCGTTTTAACCTCGCTCTTGTTTTTGTCTAATAGAGAGGAATATGTAACGCAAGTTGATATTGCTCGGTTCACCGGTATGGATGTCATGACGGTTTCTCAGATTGTTAGACTACTGGAGAAGAAAGACTACATTAGACGCGATCAACATCCAAAGGATAGTCGGGCAAAACTTGTCTCAGTGACGAATTCTGGTGCGGAGAAGGTCAATCAAGCTTTGCCTTTAGTAGAAGGTGTTGATGAAGAATTTTTTGAAAAACTATCTAACGATAGAGAAGTTTTTAATCGTTTTTTAGTAGAGTTGGAGGATAAAAATGCCTAG
- the addA gene encoding helicase-exonuclease AddAB subunit AddA — protein sequence MKPISFLTEEEIQKLQEAEASSNKEQKKTAEQIEAIYTAGQNILVSASAGSGKTFVMAERILDQLARGVEISQLFISTFTVKAATELKERLEKKISQQIQETDDVDLKQHLGRQLADLPNAAIGTMDSFTQKFLGKHGYLIDIAPNFRILQNESEQLLLKNEVFHQVFEEHYQGENKEKFSRLVKNFAGRGKDERGLRQQVYKIYDFLQSTSSPQKWLNESFLKGFEEADFANEKDKLTEQIKQALWDLESFFRYHLDNDAKEFPKAAYLENVQLVLDEIGSLNQESDSQAYQAVLARIIAISKEKNGRSLANSSRKADLKPLADAYNEERKTQFAKLGQLADQITILDYQERYHEDTWELAKTFQTFMSDFVEAYRERKHQENAFEFADISHYTIEILENFPQVRETYQERFHEVMVDEYQDTNHIQERMLELLSNGHNRFMVGDIKQSIYRFRQADPQIFNEKFQRYAQNPQEGKLILLKENFRSSSEVLSATNDVFGRLMDQEVGEINYDSMHQLVFANTKLTPNPENKAEFLLYDKNDSGQEEEESQAETKLTGEMRLVIKEILKLHQEKGVTFKEIALLTSSRSRNDQILLALSEYGIPVKTDGEQNNYLQSLEVQVMLDTLRVIHNPLQDYALVALMKSPMFGFDEDELARLSLQKAENKIQENLYEKLVNAQKLATSQKNLIHTALAEKLNQFMDILDSWRLYAKTHSLYDLIWKIYNDRFYYDYVGALPNGPARQANLYALALRADQFEKSNFKGLSRFIRMIDQVLEAQHDLASVAVAPPKDAVELMTIHKSKGLEFPYVFILNMDQDFNKQDSMSEVILSRQNGLGVKYIAKVETGAVEAHYPKTIKLSIPSLTYTQNEKELQLASYSEQMRLLYVAMTRAEKKLYLVGKGSREKLEAKEYPAANNGKLDGNTRLQARNFQDWVWAISKVFTKDNLNFSYRFVGEDQLTREAIGELENKSPLQDSSQADNRQSETIKEALEMLKEVEVYNTLHRAAIELPSVQTPSQIKKFYEPVMDMEGVQIANQTKSPEKPISFDLPDFSTKEKVTGAEIGSATHELMQRMDLGQQPTLASLKDTLKQVQTSPAVRDKINLSKILAFFDTSLGQEILANTNHLYREQPFSMLKRDQKSQEDFVVRGILDGYLLYKDRIVLFDYKTDHYDEPSQLIDRYRGQLALYGEALSRAYSIENIEKYLILLGKDEVQVVKV from the coding sequence ATGAAGCCCATTTCCTTTTTAACTGAGGAAGAGATTCAAAAATTGCAAGAAGCAGAAGCGAGTTCGAACAAGGAACAAAAGAAAACAGCCGAGCAAATCGAAGCCATTTATACCGCAGGGCAAAATATCCTTGTTTCAGCGTCTGCTGGTTCAGGGAAGACCTTTGTTATGGCAGAGCGTATTCTGGACCAATTAGCACGTGGCGTGGAAATCAGCCAACTCTTTATCTCGACCTTTACCGTCAAGGCTGCTACTGAACTCAAAGAGCGCTTGGAGAAAAAAATCAGCCAACAAATCCAAGAAACCGATGATGTTGATCTCAAACAACACTTGGGACGCCAGTTGGCAGATCTACCAAACGCTGCCATCGGAACCATGGACTCCTTCACGCAAAAATTCCTTGGCAAACATGGCTATCTGATTGATATCGCACCGAACTTCCGTATTTTGCAAAATGAAAGTGAACAGTTACTCTTAAAGAACGAAGTTTTTCATCAGGTTTTTGAAGAGCATTACCAAGGTGAAAATAAAGAGAAATTTAGTCGATTAGTGAAAAACTTTGCTGGACGTGGCAAGGATGAACGAGGTCTGCGCCAGCAAGTCTACAAAATCTATGATTTCCTTCAATCCACCAGCAGTCCCCAAAAATGGCTGAACGAGTCTTTCCTCAAAGGGTTTGAAGAAGCTGACTTTGCAAATGAAAAAGACAAACTAACTGAGCAAATCAAGCAGGCGCTTTGGGACTTGGAAAGTTTCTTCCGTTATCATCTGGATAACGATGCCAAGGAGTTTCCAAAAGCTGCCTATTTAGAAAATGTGCAGCTGGTTCTGGATGAAATTGGCTCCTTAAATCAAGAGTCCGATAGCCAGGCTTATCAAGCTGTGCTTGCGCGTATTATCGCCATCTCTAAGGAGAAAAATGGTCGATCTCTAGCTAACTCCAGTCGTAAGGCCGATTTGAAGCCACTGGCTGATGCCTACAACGAAGAGAGAAAGACCCAGTTTGCTAAACTAGGACAACTAGCGGACCAGATAACCATTCTCGACTACCAAGAACGTTATCATGAAGATACTTGGGAGCTAGCTAAAACTTTCCAAACCTTTATGAGTGATTTTGTGGAGGCTTATCGTGAACGCAAACACCAGGAAAATGCCTTTGAATTCGCTGATATTAGTCATTACACCATTGAGATTTTAGAGAATTTCCCACAAGTTCGCGAGACTTATCAAGAGAGATTCCATGAAGTCATGGTCGATGAGTATCAGGATACCAACCACATTCAAGAACGGATGCTGGAATTGCTGTCGAATGGTCACAATCGCTTTATGGTGGGAGATATCAAGCAGTCCATCTACCGTTTCCGTCAGGCAGATCCCCAGATTTTCAATGAAAAATTCCAACGCTATGCGCAAAATCCTCAAGAAGGAAAGCTGATTTTGCTCAAGGAAAATTTCCGTAGTAGTTCAGAAGTTCTGTCAGCAACCAATGATGTTTTTGGACGCCTTATGGACCAGGAGGTCGGCGAAATCAACTACGATAGCATGCACCAGCTTGTTTTTGCCAATACCAAACTAACTCCCAATCCAGAAAATAAGGCAGAATTTCTCCTCTACGACAAGAACGATAGTGGGCAAGAGGAAGAAGAAAGCCAAGCAGAAACGAAACTCACTGGGGAAATGCGCCTGGTCATCAAGGAAATCTTAAAGCTTCATCAGGAAAAAGGTGTTACCTTTAAAGAAATAGCCCTTTTGACTTCCAGCCGCAGTCGTAATGACCAGATTCTTCTTGCCCTGTCTGAGTACGGGATACCTGTCAAAACCGACGGTGAGCAAAACAATTATCTCCAATCCCTAGAAGTGCAAGTCATGCTGGATACGCTTCGTGTCATTCACAATCCCCTGCAAGACTATGCCTTAGTTGCTCTGATGAAGTCTCCAATGTTTGGTTTTGATGAGGACGAGTTGGCACGTTTATCCCTCCAGAAAGCAGAGAATAAAATCCAAGAAAATCTCTATGAGAAACTGGTCAATGCTCAAAAACTGGCAACAAGTCAGAAAAACTTGATTCATACAGCTCTAGCTGAAAAACTCAATCAATTCATGGATATTTTGGATTCTTGGCGCTTATATGCCAAAACCCACTCTCTCTATGACTTGATTTGGAAGATTTACAACGACCGTTTTTATTATGACTATGTTGGGGCTTTGCCAAACGGACCTGCTAGACAGGCCAATCTCTACGCCCTAGCTCTGCGAGCAGATCAGTTTGAAAAGAGTAATTTCAAGGGCTTGTCTCGTTTTATTCGTATGATTGATCAGGTTTTGGAAGCCCAGCATGATCTCGCAAGCGTAGCCGTCGCACCGCCTAAAGATGCCGTGGAACTTATGACCATTCACAAGAGCAAAGGACTGGAGTTTCCTTATGTCTTTATCCTCAATATGGATCAGGACTTCAACAAGCAAGACTCGATGTCAGAAGTTATTCTCAGTCGTCAAAATGGGCTTGGTGTCAAATACATTGCCAAAGTGGAAACAGGAGCAGTGGAAGCACACTATCCTAAAACCATCAAACTCTCTATTCCTAGCTTAACTTATACGCAGAATGAGAAAGAACTGCAACTGGCTAGCTATTCAGAGCAGATGCGTCTGCTATATGTTGCCATGACGCGAGCTGAGAAAAAACTCTATCTTGTCGGCAAGGGTTCTCGTGAAAAGCTAGAAGCCAAGGAATATCCAGCAGCAAACAATGGAAAATTAGATGGCAATACCAGACTGCAAGCAAGAAATTTCCAAGATTGGGTCTGGGCTATCAGTAAAGTATTTACCAAGGACAATCTCAACTTTAGCTATCGTTTTGTTGGTGAAGACCAGTTGACTAGAGAAGCTATCGGAGAATTGGAAAACAAGAGCCCTCTCCAAGATAGCTCTCAAGCAGACAATCGCCAGTCAGAAACTATCAAAGAAGCTTTGGAAATGCTAAAAGAAGTAGAAGTCTATAATACGCTTCACCGTGCAGCTATTGAACTCCCTAGTGTCCAAACTCCAAGCCAAATCAAGAAATTCTACGAACCAGTAATGGATATGGAAGGGGTACAAATTGCTAACCAAACCAAATCACCAGAGAAGCCAATCAGCTTTGATTTACCAGATTTTTCAACTAAAGAAAAGGTAACAGGAGCAGAAATTGGTAGTGCAACCCACGAACTCATGCAGAGAATGGACCTTGGTCAGCAACCAACACTTGCTAGCCTGAAAGATACTCTTAAACAAGTTCAAACTAGTCCAGCTGTTAGAGACAAGATCAATCTTTCTAAAATCCTAGCCTTCTTTGATACGTCACTCGGTCAAGAAATTCTCGCCAATACAAATCATCTCTATCGCGAGCAACCTTTCTCCATGCTCAAACGCGACCAAAAGAGTCAGGAAGACTTTGTTGTTCGTGGAATCTTGGATGGCTATCTTCTTTATAAGGATCGTATCGTTCTTTTCGACTACAAAACAGACCATTACGATGAACCAAGTCAACTCATAGACCGCTATCGTGGTCAGTTAGCCTTATACGGAGAAGCTTTATCACGAGCCTATTCGATTGAAAACATTGAAAAATACTTGATTTTGCTCGGCAAAGATGAGGTTCAAGTTGTAAAAGTATAA
- a CDS encoding Cof-type HAD-IIB family hydrolase encodes MIKLLALDMDGTLLNEAKEIPQAHITAIHQAIEKGVKLVLCTGRPLFGVLPYYKKLGLDLQNEYVIVNNGCSTHQTSDWSLVDWQELSPADIEYLYDLAEKSDVQLTLFDEKHYFVLGGKPNEIVQNDAKLVFSDLTEISLEDATSGKYRMFQGMFLGTKEQTDDFEQRFAEELCQRFSGVRSQPVIYEAMPLGTTKATALSRLAEILKIEPSEIMAMGDANNDIEMLQFAGLGIAMGNASDHVKSLANDVTASNEEDGVARAIEKYIL; translated from the coding sequence ATGATTAAACTACTAGCCTTGGATATGGACGGAACCCTCCTTAACGAAGCCAAGGAAATCCCTCAAGCCCACATTACTGCCATTCACCAAGCCATTGAAAAAGGTGTCAAATTGGTTCTCTGTACAGGTCGCCCGCTTTTCGGTGTCCTCCCCTACTATAAAAAACTAGGACTTGACCTCCAGAACGAGTACGTCATAGTCAATAACGGTTGTTCAACCCACCAGACCAGTGACTGGAGTCTAGTGGACTGGCAAGAACTCAGTCCAGCTGACATCGAATACCTCTATGACCTAGCAGAAAAAAGCGACGTCCAGTTAACTCTTTTTGATGAGAAACATTATTTTGTCCTCGGTGGTAAGCCTAATGAAATTGTTCAAAATGATGCCAAGCTCGTCTTTTCAGACCTGACTGAAATCTCCCTTGAGGACGCGACTAGTGGCAAGTATCGGATGTTCCAAGGCATGTTTTTAGGAACAAAAGAGCAAACAGACGATTTTGAGCAGCGGTTTGCTGAGGAACTCTGTCAACGATTTAGCGGTGTTCGTTCGCAGCCTGTCATTTATGAAGCCATGCCACTTGGAACGACAAAGGCTACTGCTCTTTCTCGACTAGCAGAGATTTTGAAGATCGAGCCCTCAGAGATTATGGCCATGGGCGATGCCAATAACGATATCGAAATGCTTCAGTTTGCAGGACTGGGCATTGCAATGGGAAATGCCAGTGACCATGTCAAATCCCTTGCTAATGACGTTACAGCCAGCAACGAAGAAGACGGCGTTGCGCGTGCGATTGAGAAGTATATTTTATAA
- a CDS encoding type II toxin-antitoxin system PemK/MazF family toxin translates to MIAKSEYIPEKQDIIWLDFDPSVGREIQKRRPALVVSRREYALQTGFVAVCPITHGQQRLAEKGLLVPVSSDKVDGAVNPFQLYTFDFRMRNAQKITRMDTQCFQKVVQLYQYIFGDT, encoded by the coding sequence TTGATAGCGAAATCTGAGTATATTCCTGAAAAGCAGGATATCATTTGGCTGGACTTTGATCCATCAGTCGGTCGAGAAATCCAGAAACGGCGACCTGCCTTGGTAGTTTCTAGGAGAGAATATGCCTTGCAAACTGGTTTTGTAGCTGTCTGTCCTATCACTCATGGCCAACAACGCTTGGCAGAAAAAGGCTTGCTCGTTCCTGTCTCGTCGGACAAGGTAGATGGCGCTGTCAATCCATTTCAACTGTATACCTTTGATTTTCGGATGCGTAATGCTCAAAAAATAACAAGAATGGACACGCAGTGTTTTCAGAAAGTCGTCCAACTTTACCAGTACATATTTGGTGATACTTAA